A region from the Cervus elaphus chromosome 10, mCerEla1.1, whole genome shotgun sequence genome encodes:
- the LOC122702153 gene encoding coiled-coil domain-containing protein 166-like isoform X2, with product MAPKKKGLRAEPPLSERRQYLHRQHKERSEELQACRQRLEQVRADNRLVDSEAARLREGNLFSVTYRSRGAQRCANSAHRRDREGGVDLPQIYRQRAELTSIYRAREDGLRAQLVDVQARAAQLEQQEQKLQLGIVRAAAAAAGPDPGSAAGSAENGCGGQAATPLREAALERQARQQEAVGALRARIQATSIRADRGPLRPELPPSHRAQALRNQPRQLPDRGELEDTRGLACVLGGASLARLGRYERSDAGSKLPPLRVSHRPARVSVSGPGSGVASFTPSRPDSEGYTSKVAYTIPTLPGKLVRRSYSPSPPAPVDSDQDEAASGEPEPTSRKASEARRRRGKKSTFPAK from the exons ATGGCGCCTAAGAAGAAGGGGCTGCGCGCCG AGCCGCCGCTGTCGGAGCGCCGTCAGTACCTGCATCGGCAGCACAAGGAGCGCTCTGAGGAACTGCAGGCCTGCAGGCAGCGCTTGGAACAAGTGAGGGCTGACAACCGTTTGGTTGACAGCGAGGCGGCGCGCCTGCGCGAAGGGAACCTGTTTTCCGTCACCTACCGGAGCAGGGGCGCGCAGCGCTGCGCCAACTCCGCCCATAGGCGTGATCGGGAGGGCGGCGTGGACCTGCCGCAGATTTACAGGCAGCGCGCAGAGCTGACTTCAATCTACCGCGCCCGTGAGGACGGGCTGCGCGCGCAGCTGGTGGACGTGCAGGCGCGCGCGGCGCAGTTGGAGCAGCAGGAGCAGAAGCTGCAGCTCGGCATAGTCA GAGCTGCAGCGGCAGCAGCTGGCCCAGACCCGGGCTCTGCGGCGGGATCTGCTGAAAATGGGTGTGGAGGACAGGCAGCAACTCCACTGCGCGAGGCAGCGCTGGAGCGCCAGGCGCGCCAGCAGGAGGCGGTGGGCGCGCTCCGGGCGCGCATCCAAGCCACATCCATCCGGGCGGACCGCGGACCCCTGCGGCCGGAGTTGCCGCCGTCCCACCGGGCCCAGGCGCTGCGGAACCAGCCGCGCCAGCTGCCGGACCGCGGCGAGCTGGAGGACACGCGGGGCCTGGCGTGCGTGCTCGGAGGCGCGTCCTTGGCCCGTTTGGGCCGATACGAGCGATCAGATGCGGGCTCCAAGCTCCCGCCCTTGCGGGTGTCCCACCGCCCTGCCAGGGTAAGTGTATCCGGCCCGGGGTCCGGGGTCGCGTCCTTTACACCGTCCCGACCGGACTCTGAGGGTTACACTTCTAAAGTTGCTTACACGatccccaccctccctgggaAGCTCGTCCGCAGGTCTTATAGCCCATCACCACCGGCCCCGGTGGACAGCGACCAAGATGAAGCCGCCTCGGGAGAGCCCGAACCTACCTCGAGGAAGGCTAGTGAGGCCAGAAGGCGGCGGGGAAAAAAGTCCACTTTCCCTGCTAAATAA
- the LOC122702153 gene encoding coiled-coil domain-containing protein 166-like isoform X1: MAPKKKGLRAEPPLSERRQYLHRQHKERSEELQACRQRLEQVRADNRLVDSEAARLREGNLFSVTYRSRGAQRCANSAHRRDREGGVDLPQIYRQRAELTSIYRAREDGLRAQLVDVQARAAQLEQQEQKLQLGIVRAAAAAAGPDPGSAAGSAENGCGGQAATPLREAALERQARQQEAVGALRARIQATSIRADRGPLRPELPPSHRAQALRNQPRQLPDRGELEDTRGLACVLGGASLARLGRYERSDAGSKLPPLRVSHRPARVSVSGPGSGVASFTPSRPDSEGYTSKVAYTIPTLPGKLVRRSYSPSPPAPVDSDQDEAASGEPEPTSRKASEARRRRGKKSTFPAK, from the exons ATGGCGCCTAAGAAGAAGGGGCTGC GCGCCGAGCCGCCGCTGTCGGAGCGCCGTCAGTACCTGCATCGGCAGCACAAGGAGCGCTCTGAGGAACTGCAGGCCTGCAGGCAGCGCTTGGAACAAGTGAGGGCTGACAACCGTTTGGTTGACAGCGAGGCGGCGCGCCTGCGCGAAGGGAACCTGTTTTCCGTCACCTACCGGAGCAGGGGCGCGCAGCGCTGCGCCAACTCCGCCCATAGGCGTGATCGGGAGGGCGGCGTGGACCTGCCGCAGATTTACAGGCAGCGCGCAGAGCTGACTTCAATCTACCGCGCCCGTGAGGACGGGCTGCGCGCGCAGCTGGTGGACGTGCAGGCGCGCGCGGCGCAGTTGGAGCAGCAGGAGCAGAAGCTGCAGCTCGGCATAGTCA GAGCTGCAGCGGCAGCAGCTGGCCCAGACCCGGGCTCTGCGGCGGGATCTGCTGAAAATGGGTGTGGAGGACAGGCAGCAACTCCACTGCGCGAGGCAGCGCTGGAGCGCCAGGCGCGCCAGCAGGAGGCGGTGGGCGCGCTCCGGGCGCGCATCCAAGCCACATCCATCCGGGCGGACCGCGGACCCCTGCGGCCGGAGTTGCCGCCGTCCCACCGGGCCCAGGCGCTGCGGAACCAGCCGCGCCAGCTGCCGGACCGCGGCGAGCTGGAGGACACGCGGGGCCTGGCGTGCGTGCTCGGAGGCGCGTCCTTGGCCCGTTTGGGCCGATACGAGCGATCAGATGCGGGCTCCAAGCTCCCGCCCTTGCGGGTGTCCCACCGCCCTGCCAGGGTAAGTGTATCCGGCCCGGGGTCCGGGGTCGCGTCCTTTACACCGTCCCGACCGGACTCTGAGGGTTACACTTCTAAAGTTGCTTACACGatccccaccctccctgggaAGCTCGTCCGCAGGTCTTATAGCCCATCACCACCGGCCCCGGTGGACAGCGACCAAGATGAAGCCGCCTCGGGAGAGCCCGAACCTACCTCGAGGAAGGCTAGTGAGGCCAGAAGGCGGCGGGGAAAAAAGTCCACTTTCCCTGCTAAATAA
- the LOC122702153 gene encoding coiled-coil domain-containing protein 166-like isoform X4: MAPKKKGLRAEPPLSERRQYLHRQHKERSEELQACRQRLEQVRADNRLVDSEAARLREGNLFSVTYRSRGAQRCANSAHRRDREGGVDLPQIYRQRAELTSIYRAREDGLRAQLVDVQARAAQLEQQEQKLQLGIVRAAAAAAGPDPGSAAGSAENGCGGQAATPLREAALERQARQQEAVGALRARIQATSIRADRGPLRPELPPSHRAQALRNQPRQLPDRGELEDTRGLACVLGGASLARLGRYERSDAGSKLPPLRVSHRPARLVRRSYSPSPPAPVDSDQDEAASGEPEPTSRKASEARRRRGKKSTFPAK; this comes from the exons ATGGCGCCTAAGAAGAAGGGGCTGC GCGCCGAGCCGCCGCTGTCGGAGCGCCGTCAGTACCTGCATCGGCAGCACAAGGAGCGCTCTGAGGAACTGCAGGCCTGCAGGCAGCGCTTGGAACAAGTGAGGGCTGACAACCGTTTGGTTGACAGCGAGGCGGCGCGCCTGCGCGAAGGGAACCTGTTTTCCGTCACCTACCGGAGCAGGGGCGCGCAGCGCTGCGCCAACTCCGCCCATAGGCGTGATCGGGAGGGCGGCGTGGACCTGCCGCAGATTTACAGGCAGCGCGCAGAGCTGACTTCAATCTACCGCGCCCGTGAGGACGGGCTGCGCGCGCAGCTGGTGGACGTGCAGGCGCGCGCGGCGCAGTTGGAGCAGCAGGAGCAGAAGCTGCAGCTCGGCATAGTCA GAGCTGCAGCGGCAGCAGCTGGCCCAGACCCGGGCTCTGCGGCGGGATCTGCTGAAAATGGGTGTGGAGGACAGGCAGCAACTCCACTGCGCGAGGCAGCGCTGGAGCGCCAGGCGCGCCAGCAGGAGGCGGTGGGCGCGCTCCGGGCGCGCATCCAAGCCACATCCATCCGGGCGGACCGCGGACCCCTGCGGCCGGAGTTGCCGCCGTCCCACCGGGCCCAGGCGCTGCGGAACCAGCCGCGCCAGCTGCCGGACCGCGGCGAGCTGGAGGACACGCGGGGCCTGGCGTGCGTGCTCGGAGGCGCGTCCTTGGCCCGTTTGGGCCGATACGAGCGATCAGATGCGGGCTCCAAGCTCCCGCCCTTGCGGGTGTCCCACCGCCCTGCCAGG CTCGTCCGCAGGTCTTATAGCCCATCACCACCGGCCCCGGTGGACAGCGACCAAGATGAAGCCGCCTCGGGAGAGCCCGAACCTACCTCGAGGAAGGCTAGTGAGGCCAGAAGGCGGCGGGGAAAAAAGTCCACTTTCCCTGCTAAATAA
- the LOC122702153 gene encoding coiled-coil domain-containing protein 166-like isoform X3, giving the protein MAPKKKGLRAEPPLSERRQYLHRQHKERSEELQACRQRLEQVRADNRLVDSEAARLREGNLFSVTYRSRGAQRCANSAHRRDREGGVDLPQIYRQRAELTSIYRAREDGLRAQLVDVQARAAQLEQQEQKLQLGIELQRQQLAQTRALRRDLLKMGVEDRQQLHCARQRWSARRASRRRWARSGRASKPHPSGRTADPCGRSCRRPTGPRRCGTSRASCRTAASWRTRGAWRACSEARPWPVWADTSDQMRAPSSRPCGCPTALPGSSAGLIAHHHRPRWTATKMKPPRESPNLPRGRLVRPEGGGEKSPLSLLNKGVTPSSTLRSGCGFFINALD; this is encoded by the exons ATGGCGCCTAAGAAGAAGGGGCTGC GCGCCGAGCCGCCGCTGTCGGAGCGCCGTCAGTACCTGCATCGGCAGCACAAGGAGCGCTCTGAGGAACTGCAGGCCTGCAGGCAGCGCTTGGAACAAGTGAGGGCTGACAACCGTTTGGTTGACAGCGAGGCGGCGCGCCTGCGCGAAGGGAACCTGTTTTCCGTCACCTACCGGAGCAGGGGCGCGCAGCGCTGCGCCAACTCCGCCCATAGGCGTGATCGGGAGGGCGGCGTGGACCTGCCGCAGATTTACAGGCAGCGCGCAGAGCTGACTTCAATCTACCGCGCCCGTGAGGACGGGCTGCGCGCGCAGCTGGTGGACGTGCAGGCGCGCGCGGCGCAGTTGGAGCAGCAGGAGCAGAAGCTGCAGCTCGGCATA GAGCTGCAGCGGCAGCAGCTGGCCCAGACCCGGGCTCTGCGGCGGGATCTGCTGAAAATGGGTGTGGAGGACAGGCAGCAACTCCACTGCGCGAGGCAGCGCTGGAGCGCCAGGCGCGCCAGCAGGAGGCGGTGGGCGCGCTCCGGGCGCGCATCCAAGCCACATCCATCCGGGCGGACCGCGGACCCCTGCGGCCGGAGTTGCCGCCGTCCCACCGGGCCCAGGCGCTGCGGAACCAGCCGCGCCAGCTGCCGGACCGCGGCGAGCTGGAGGACACGCGGGGCCTGGCGTGCGTGCTCGGAGGCGCGTCCTTGGCCCGTTTGGGCCGATACGAGCGATCAGATGCGGGCTCCAAGCTCCCGCCCTTGCGGGTGTCCCACCGCCCTGCCAGG CTCGTCCGCAGGTCTTATAGCCCATCACCACCGGCCCCGGTGGACAGCGACCAAGATGAAGCCGCCTCGGGAGAGCCCGAACCTACCTCGAGGAAGGCTAGTGAGGCCAGAAGGCGGCGGGGAAAAAAGTCCACTTTCCCTGCTAAATAAAGGCGTGACTCCTTCCTCCACTCTCCGCTCtggctgtgggtttttcataaatGCCCTTGATTAA